TCCAGCCAGTAAATTGAGTCCAAGCAGCATCCGATATCGACTTTGACAGTTGGCGGTTTTTAACTAGGTTTTTCACATTTAACTTCTCATACGCAATGAAATTGCGCTTATTCCAGTAGCGCCTTTGCAGTCTTTACTACAAAGTCTTTACGCCTACGTTGTACTGTTAAATGCTTTTTACCTAACCGCTTACACGCTTTGTTGTAATTGTTTGACTGTTTAACCTTTCTCCTTTTTTCTTGGGCTTGCGAAACTTGCTTGCTACGCGACGTTGCGCTCTGTTTAAGGCTTTTTCAGCCTTTCTTAAGTGTCTAGGATTCTCAACTGCGCTACTATCACTAGTAGTATAAAACTTGGCTAAACCAACATCAATTCCTACTGCTCTACCTGTCGGTTCAATTGATATATTTCTTTCTAACGCAATACAAAATTGGCAATAATCACTGTCACTGCGGCGAACAATTCTGACTCGCTTGATTGCTTTCAAATGGTAGAAATTTAAGTCTTAGGTTCCTACTAGCTTAAATGTCTCTGCCTTAAACTTGTCAGTAAAAGTAATTCGCTTTCTATCAGGACTTAACTTCCACCCAGCCACCTTATACTCAACTGAGCGATTATTCTTTTGAAACTTGGCAAAACCCTTTTTACCTGCTACTTTAGCTTTACACTTATCATCAAAGCGACGAATCGCTCCCATCGCTCTTTCTGATGCTGCTTGTGCCGCAGAAGACTCTAAAAAGCCTGCCCACTCCCACTCTGGATTATGTCTAACTCTAGTTGCTTGTGCGTTGACTTCGGATAGTTTAAAGCTTCGACTTCGCTCAGCTTTAACACCGAGCGAAGTCGAGGTGTTAACTTTATGTCCATCTATCCAAAACCGTAGGCACTTGTTCGGCACAAACTGAAAAGTCCGGCTCATCTCATCAATAATCCGGTATTGAGTTTCTTTCCCTTTCAGCTTGAATTCTAGAGTTATCATGAAATACATCATACCCTAATTTTCACAGGCACTCAATCTGTGTGACGGCGCTTAAAACCGCCCGTGTCGCGTTTCCTCCCCCACTTGAAAGATGGGGGCTTCCACGCTCCTGTCCTTCCTCTGGTGAAAACTTATACATATGTATGAAGTGCGTTACCGCTATAGACGCTCTTCAATTCGCAGTCATTAATGACCACGTAACCCCTCAAAACAATACCTAGTCTAATTAACCTACTCACTACCCCACTCATAGCGCGATCGCAACTACTCCAGCTTGGTCGTCTGGTTCACAAGACCCAGCGCCCTATCAAGTTAATCGCTTAATGACTAAGGAGTAAAACAATCATGAACAAGGCTGGATATAGAGGTGTCAGCTTTCTAAAAGCAAGAGGGAAGTACATGGCACAAATAAGTGTCAATGCAAGATCTACCTCGGCACTTTCGACACCTCTCTAGATGCCTCTCTCGTCTACGAAAATGCAGCAGGCTTTAGCTATCTGCCTCTGGCGGTTTGCAAAAACCCCACATATTTTGAAGCTACCTCATCTGCATTTTCCATCAACAGTAGATGTCCTGCTTTGGGCAACTGGATCGCTTGGCTACCAGCAATACACTCCTGCAGTCGATTAGCCCCACTAATGTCGTAAATCTTGTCCTCCTTGCCCCAAATAATGAATGTAGGAAATTGAGTTGGTACACCCTGACAGAGAATGTCATCATAGAGATTTATAATGTCCCAAACCTGCTGGTAATGTCGGTTGCGAGTAATGTAATCGTTGACTTTCTCTGCTATGACAGAATCAGGAATCGTGGGAGGAGTGAAGAAAAGCAGGCTGATCTCCAGAGCAAACTGTTCTTTGGTAATTGGAATAAAGGGGTTAATGCCTTGGAAGATTGCTTCTTTGACACTGTTTGCCCAATCAACAATGCCCAACGGTGAACCGATAAAGGCGAGGCTACGTACCTGGTTTGGGAAACGTTGAGCATACAGTTGAGCGATCGCTCCTCCCATTGAGCTACCCGCTAGATCAAAAGACTTAATCCCCAATTTCTCCATCAACTCATTTAGGAGCGTTGTTTGGTTCTCCAGAGCATAGTCCCTCAAAGTAAAACCGTTACTGTTGCCATAGCCCGGTAAATCTGGGGCAATCGCCCGATAGCCCATCTCAGACAGCCGACACATGATGGTGTTCCACTGCTCCTTGCTGGCAAATAAACCATGCAACAGTAGAATTGAGCGCCCGTTCCCCACCTGGCTGTAGGACAATGTACTGTTGCCGACCTGTGCAGAAAGGCTTGCGATCGTGCAGCTTGAGGCAGACGTTGCGTGATTCACAAACACATAGCCCATTGACCCGCTTAATACCAGAATGACGATAAATAGCCGAATGATGAACTTTCTCATCGGTTGATGCTATAGAAGGGCTGTTGCAGGGGAGTGTAGCACAACTTCCATCTGGTAAAACTTGAAGGTGTTGTTTTCGCTTGGGTTATCCGCAGCGCTCATGCCGATCCCCATCCCTATCATTCAGTCTGCCCATCTTATCCCTCTAGTTCATTCAAAAACTCTTTCCTGCCCTGATCGGAGAGGTCATAAGCAATCGGGTCATCATAGACACAAAAATAAGACTCAAAGCCATGCACTTTTGCCACTACAGTTGTAGATAATTATTAGGGAGCTTGGGAAGGTTTAGGGTAATGATGGTAGCGAGCGAGAGCTTGATGATGTCTGCGCCAAAAAGACCAATGGAGGATCAATTCGTGCATACCAAGAGCGAGGAAACAGTAACCTCCAGACCCATCGCCTCAACTTGGCAAGACTGAGCCGGACGAGAGGCCACGGACCGCTTTGAACGCAACCAGAGAGCCAACCCCGACCTGAGGAGAAAAAAATGGAGCAGTTGAGAGTTCTCCCAGCGGTTCGACTTGATAACGCAACACCGACAGAAAGGCTTGTGCTGCTAAGACCAAGGTCATGTGGCGATGCCAACCCGTCTGTAAGCGCACTTCGTAATCTCCCAAGCCGAGTTGATCTTTGGCGAATTGAAAACACTCCTCAATTCGCCATCGTTGACCAGCAACCCCAACCATGGTTTCTAGAGAGGTGCCGCTTGGGGCAAAAACCTGATAGTAGCTGATAAAACTTGGGTCATCGGGATGTTTGGAACAACGGCGAAACAGGAACCAACGGCTGAATCCTTCAGGCTGACGGCAACTCAGTTCGACACGAGCCCACTGATAATAACCGCTCTCCCTTCGTTCCTGCCCCAGTGCTAAGTTGCTGCCAACCCTCGGGTGGGACGGTGCGAGCGAGGTCTTCGGCATCATGAGTTTTGAAGCTAATCGGAGTAGGTTGCCGCCTATTAGAGGAAGCTGGTTTCGTCTACGGCGGTCAAAATTATCAGATAAGATGTCGAGTTCAATCTTTCTGGCAATCAAAGCTGCTTTAGTTCTGCAATCCGGGTTATCTCTGAGATTTAACCCTAAAGTATGTTGTCTGCCATTGACGCGAAATCGAAGTCTCAACCTTCCTTAAAGCAAAGCAAGCCAAGAGGCAATCCTCAGGTAAGTTGTCGGGTACCGCCAGAACGGATTCAAGAGATGGAAAGAAGGGCACAAGGTCGGTGGCGGCAGTGATGAGGAAAGCGCTAGCAGTGTATTTGAACAAAGAGGCATCAACCTCTGAAATTGAGAAGAAATATTTGGCTTTAGAGAAGCGTTTGGCTTACCTAGAGAGCAAAGTGATAGAAAAGAGCTAATTACGTAATTCTGTAAGGAAGTCTGACTGGCACTAAAAGCCAAAAGCGATCGCAGTTGGGAATACTAGCCACGATCGGACCGCAGCTTAATCTCATCGAGCACCTGCTGCATCCGCTCCTCTCTCTATTCTTCCAGTTCAATAACAGGGATGGGTGGACGCTGTTGCATCCGGTTTACATAAGCAAGGCTCTTCTGGGGTAACTGATTGAGGCAATAATTCACCTGTCATTGGTCACTTTCGGGAGCGGCAATTAACTTGTCATAGCGCACAACCAACCTTGCCGCCAAAATCAGCCAAGATTGCGAGCGCGAGCGCTAATAGCGGGTTGTAATTGGCTGTTGTTATTTCTATCAACTCTGTTTTTTCATTTAATACCCTCTCAACCTCGGTATCGTCCGAAGTCCATCCTTCATCCGATAACGTGGCTTAGCTCCTATGTTTTAATAACTACGCTCATATTGATTCCCATTCCTCTCGGCTAATACCTGCTTCTATCAAAACCGTGGCGAGTAAACCTTTGCTGATATCTCCTTGATGCGGGTTGGGAATGCGTACTCGCAGCACGCCTTTAGACATGAACTGGTGTTTCTTGCCTGAAAACGGACCATCAAACCCTAGCTGTCGCAAACAGGCAATTAAATCTCGGCGCTTAATAGGACCAAGAGGCACTACGCTGCCTCTTCTTTTTTGATAGAAAGGTCAATCCCATTTATTGCTGGCAGGGGATGACCCATCTGAAACCCGAGGATTATCCATTCCTCTAGCACCTCTTGTAATTCATCTCGACAAGCTTCCAGAGTATCAGCGTTCGCCCACACTCCTTGGCATTCTGGGATTTTGCCGATAAAGGTGCTGTCTTCATCTAAGATTTCGTACTTAGCTCGGTGCATTGCCGCTTTGATGTATTC
This window of the Chroococcidiopsis sp. CCMEE 29 genome carries:
- a CDS encoding type II toxin-antitoxin system HicA family toxin, with the protein product MPLGPIKRRDLIACLRQLGFDGPFSGKKHQFMSKGVLRVRIPNPHQGDISKGLLATVLIEAGISREEWESI
- a CDS encoding transposase; this translates as MKAIKRVRIVRRSDSDYCQFCIALERNISIEPTGRAVGIDVGLAKFYTTSDSSAVENPRHLRKAEKALNRAQRRVASKFRKPKKKGERLNSQTITTKRVSG
- a CDS encoding type II toxin-antitoxin system HicB family antitoxin; this encodes MLTEYIKAAMHRAKYEILDEDSTFIGKIPECQGVWANADTLEACRDELQEVLEEWIILGFQMGHPLPAINGIDLSIKKEEAA
- a CDS encoding alpha/beta hydrolase codes for the protein MRKFIIRLFIVILVLSGSMGYVFVNHATSASSCTIASLSAQVGNSTLSYSQVGNGRSILLLHGLFASKEQWNTIMCRLSEMGYRAIAPDLPGYGNSNGFTLRDYALENQTTLLNELMEKLGIKSFDLAGSSMGGAIAQLYAQRFPNQVRSLAFIGSPLGIVDWANSVKEAIFQGINPFIPITKEQFALEISLLFFTPPTIPDSVIAEKVNDYITRNRHYQQVWDIINLYDDILCQGVPTQFPTFIIWGKEDKIYDISGANRLQECIAGSQAIQLPKAGHLLLMENADEVASKYVGFLQTARGR